From Toxorhynchites rutilus septentrionalis strain SRP chromosome 2, ASM2978413v1, whole genome shotgun sequence, a single genomic window includes:
- the LOC129771617 gene encoding titin-like isoform X14, with product MATTSSRNESSGGFLGPRKTMIIMVTVVGCVAILWPKVFYPMMAGPGQTKSVIKDHRGPGEGCCDVVLDQETFANASINLSKQQNLFRKRNTGPATEDCSIRQERPPHLRPETVHPAMRERGRAIPNAGSVHSERPQSAPRIVEGRPGPIPGMRPPMGAGSHQSTKSANSMGFIMPLYTIGIVSFFIYTILKLIFKKTPTAPYPEIKPDPAFRDEVFTAEPQYIKRPDSGTTKLGEPITHGENDVQATSVPMSNGSASSSPVQAEISVSYVQLAAQPERPATTDSLEAIEETVKPVSVASLKQECTAASAPESTTNELQEQTNDDFVQPTYDPTTEKVVDGIVIKKVVRFEDERQESEVVKQIASQIVTDVIQDAETGAEQATEAVAAEIVEETIKQAEASVTLLQSEKSHEEDCNSKAVERNDEMVSECTPSEFTENKEQDVPTTEATHVDPEESLVKARAVEMEAMDQAKEIELGAELDVSAREEVDPEEAAIKALAAEVEAVGKAEDVKGVAEDLVAEVLEQAEEVANEEVLEEPVATVTTYVSTQKLDDGQIVKRFALDEQVEAVETQSLEEQLIREKEQIEEVEEIDKSAHRTKRSTDLDMKPVIQLDDEIVKTEIVTELNNVEPIVEDVVKKVSFEDVKEITVEKSEKTIEPTVEATKDKPQPFTESSNGITEKQETEIEEADSDPDMDDSFELPSYDPATQKLVDGQVINRFESVVSSEVSTSSSKPIEEHEKSKVCETIEKKELSSATTTDQQTSDTNGSEDVVPYEMKEPVCDAAPAESTPTNDLVVSSANETAVGTNFPGQLTVTECSLIAGDKPEEIVLAEQVVPEVVATTSETVPKTSLDEHATVQSTSESSEVCAEEECSQNNEVELELTGDISMVVEQIGELTSEYGMKENENLPDSKICEKEKVTEKKETPISEIEPVQNIEVSAEIIQESPEAANESDIDVSVSIEPTTNEASEKPEDIHQELSEMVQKAEVCVDVEPKKTGKEEVVDAVSKSTEAPVSDGLTADSVSCETDQKSIKSEQSEIKFLHVEAREPEKELVDSTIEEKRTVEQLSIAPTLVESEESIGTPLLLETKEETEVGQPCIAIDSETEALENQAEDSSEEKLLAAAVEDSKASKESSIEAVDVVSEKEDKPAEETIVEEPVIAVEQNLASQTCPGAESSHETTEDVVEMSGEENLLAAAAKSSRASDESIVVDRSSASKAVEEPATVEDKKEGTIVEQQVIIEETVELPVSVKLEEQNIASESCVAPESSNETTEEALEVSSEEKLLVIAAESSKVSEEPIVEDCSPASKTEYDTSKEPATVEAIMEEESVQKAITEQPIELEETVETQLSIESEEKTYNAPKSNEESAHFVVETSCEEKLLAAAAEASKTSDESIAEDSPSTSETPDKAPTEPAAVTSVEETIVEQPVILEETIGMQLSVKLEEKVVEISDEEKLLAAAAESSKASVEPVEEDCSSTLETVDVVSSQPAAVEATTKKESLDEAVVKQPVVIEETMPVETQSTTEKAEGISGEEELLAAAAESSKAPEECSVEDCSSAPKVLNGESTEPATVETTTKEESHPLSKPEEQSTASHTVQHSEKSVESKIQESSAEEVIVEQPAFKHTTVAETEKLIYIQPSETETKEQSIVTQPRVTSEQEKLEEVSSEETPLAESSKSLGESIVEDCSSASKTLNGEPTAATAAAVTTVESPELIQVKIVHVHEETTVVDEPERSAIEESTCEPIEAHVTAFNVKETREEKSETHDHGKPIDEASTVSEPMITTETVNDCCSNEPVILNGDETNVEMVTISDVSDESRVESTSKVFAGRFSGHGPTIEEINDDNVKAADDGKTSEEFVIKVSLEKADTSDMISEVTDEVIEGAEIEEPSVKMEASVSTLETLDELVEEDVPVQKQEKIVNSSELIDGVKDEQEQSAENKTDVDLPAEADTVAVECHTQEVIPSHQESELLEQSREEQIVETVNVKVHETATDEPKLKDSFSSDEPSVSVVDANKEKQPTSAASSATELEASEQV from the exons CCCGGTCCCATACCTGGTATGCGCCCGCCTATGGGAGCTGGATCACATCAGTCTACAAAATCAGCCAATTCAATGGGGTTCATAATGCCACTGTATACCATCGGTATTGTCTCATTCTTCATCTACACAATACTGAAA CTTATTTTCAAGAAAACGCCAACCGCGCCTTATCCCGAGATTAAGCCAGACCCGGCGTTCAGGGATGAAGTTTTCACCGCAGAGCCACAGTACATCAAGCGACCCGACAGTGGAACCACGAAGCTAG GAGAACCGATTACCCACGGAGAAAACGATGTCCAAGCTACGTCGGTTCCGATGTCCAATGGTAGCGCTAGTTCCAGTCCGGTACAGGCGGAAATCAGCGTTAGCTACGTGCAGTTGGCCGCCCAACCTGAACGTCCTGCAACGACAGATTCGCTAGAGGCGATCGAAGAGACCGTTAAGCCAGTTAGTGTGGCTTCACTGAAGCAGGAATGTACCGCTGCTAGCGCACCGGAGTCTACGACAAACGAACTACAGGAGCAGACTAACGATGACTTTGTACAGCCCACATACGATCCCACTACCGAGAAGGTAGTGGATGGAATCGTTATCAAAAAGGTTGTACGCTTTGAAGACGAAAGACAGGAAAGTGAAGTAGTTAAGCAGATTGCTAGTCAAATTGTGACAGATGTTATACAGGACGCGGAAACGGGAGCCGAGCAGGCAACTGAAGCGGTAGCGGCCGAAATTGTGGAGGAAACTATCAAACAAGCGGAGGCTTCTGTTACACTGTTACAATCTGAGAAATCGCACGAAGAGGATTGTAACAGCAAAGCTGTTGAAAGAAACGATGAAATGGTCTCCGAATGCACGCCATCGGAGTTCACCGAAAATAAGGAACAAGATGTTCCCACAACAGAAG CTACCCATGTAGATCCTGAGGAATCACTAGTCAAGGCACGGGCAGTGGAAATGGAAGCAATGGACCAAGCGAAGGAAATTGAGCTCGGTGCTGAATTGGATGTCTCGGCACGAGAGGAAGTCGACCCTGAAGAAGCTGCAATCAAGGCACTTGCAGCGGAGGTCGAGGCAGTTGGCAAGGCTGAGGACGTCAAAGGGGTTGCGGAGGATCTCGTAGCGGAAGTACTGGAACAGGCGGAGGAAGTTGCAAACGAAGAGGTTCTTGAAGAGCCCGTCGCAACTGTAACCACGTATGTGTCTACACAGAAACTGGATGATGGTCAAATCGTGAAACGATTTGCTCTCGATGAACAAGTTGAAGCAGTTGAAACCCAAAGCTTGGAAGAACAGCTTATTCGGGAAAAGGAACAAATTGAAGAAGTTGAAGAAATTGACAAATCTGCTCATCGTACTAAAAGAAGCACTGACCTCGATATGAAGCCTGTTATACAATTGGACGATGAAATCGTGAAGACGGAGATCGTTACCGAGCTGAACAATGTAGAGCCAATTGTTGAAGATGTTGTGAAGAAGGTATCGTTTGAGGATGTAAAGGAAATTACAGTTGAGAAGTCCGAAAAGACAATCGAACCAACGGTAGAAGCTACAAAAGATAAGCCGCAACCATTTACTGAATCTTCCAATGGAATTACTGAGAAGCAGGAGACAGAAATTGAGGAAGCGGATAGCGATCCCGACATGGACGATTCTTTTGAGCTCCCAAGTTATGACCCGGCTACACAGAAGCTGGTTGATGGTCAGGTTATCAATCGATTCGAGTCTGTGGTGAGCTCGGAAGTGTCCACTTCCTCATCAAAGCCGATCGAGGAACATGAAAAGAGCAAAGTTTGCGAAACTATCGAAAAGAAGGAACTCTCTAGTGCTACCACTACCGATCAACAAACTTCCGATACCAATGGGTCTGAAGATGTTGTCCCATATGAAATGAAAGAGCCCGTTTGCGATGCAGCTCCAGCGGAATCGACCCCGACGAATGACCTAGTTGTTTCATCAGCCAATGAGACAGCAGTTGGAACGAATTTTCCTGGACAACTTACCGTTACAGAATGCAGTCTCATCGCAGGGGACAAACCCGAAGAAATCGTTCTCGCTGAACAAGTTGTTCCAGAGGTTGTGGCAACTACTTCAGAAACTGTGCCAAAAACGTCCCTAGATGAACACGCAACCGTTCAGAGCACCTCTGAATCATCAGAAGTTTGTGCGGAAGAGGAATGTTCACAAAATAATGAAGTAGAACTTGAGCTGACAGGAGATATTTCGATGGTAGTTGAGCAAATCGGCGAATTGACATCCGAATATGGGATGAAAGAAAACGAAAACCTTCCAGATTCGAAAATTTGTGAAAAAGAAAAGGTAACTGAAAAGAAGGAAACCCCAATAAGTGAGATCGAGCCAGTTCAAAACATCGAGGTTTCTGCTGAAATCATCCAGGAATCACCAGAGGCTGCGAATGAATCAGACATAGATGTCTCTGTATCTATAGAACCAACTACAAATGAAGCTTCGGAAAAACCGGAAGACATCCATCAGGAATTATCCGAGATGGTGCAGAAGGCAGAAGTATGTGTAGATGTAGAGCCCAAGAAAACTGGGAAGGAAGAGGTGGTTGATGCTGTTTCAAAATCCACTGAAGCTCCTGTGAGCGATGGTTTGACAGCAGACTCCGTTAGTTGCGAAACAGAtcagaaatcgatcaagtccgAACAAtcggaaattaaatttttacatgTTGAGGCTCGGGAACCTGAGAAGGAACTTGTAGATTCGACCATTGAGGAGAAACGCACTGTTGAGCAGTTGTCAATTGCACCTACACTAGTAGAATCTGAAGAATCGATTGGCACTCCATTGTTATTGGAAACAAAAGAGGAAACGGAAGTGGGCCAACCATGTATAGCCATTGATTCGGAGACTGAGGCATTGGAAAACCAGGCAGAAGATTCATCCGAGGAAAAATTGTTAGCTGCCGCTGTTGAAGATAGTAAAGCTTCGAAGGAATCATCTATAGAAGCAGTGGATGTGGTATCGGAAAAGGAGGATAAACCTGCAGAGGAAACCATTGTTGAAGAACCGGTGATAGCTGTGGAACAAAACCTTGCTAGTCAAACCTGCCCTGGTGCTGAATCGAGCCATGAGACTACTGAGGATGTTGTCGAAATGTCTGGCGAAGAGAATCTGTTAGCTGCCGCTGCAAAAAGTAGCAGAGCTTCTGATGAGTCGATCGTAGTCGATCGCTCATCTGCTTCGAAAGCTGTCGAAGAACCAGCAACCGTCGAAGACAAAAAGGAAGGGACCATTGTTGAACAGCAGGTAATAATTGAAGAAACGGTTGAGCTTCCAGTGTCGGTTAAATTGGAAGAACAAAACATTGCTAGTGAATCCTGTGTTGCCCctgaatcgagcaatgagactACCGAAGAGGCCTTGGAAGTATCCAGTGAGGAGAAACTTCTAGTTATAGCTGCAGAAAGCAGCAAAGTTTCTGAAGAACCTATCGTAGAAGACTGTTCTCCGGCTTCAAAAACAGAATACGATACATCGAAAGAACCAGCAACAGTTGAGGCGATAATGGAGGAGGAATCCGTACAGAAGGCAATCACTGAACAACCAATAGAACTTGAAGAAACAGTTGAGACTCAACTGTCGATTGAATCGGAGGAAAAAACCTATAATGCTCCTAAATCGAACGAAGAATCTGCCCATTTTGTTGTAGAGACATCTTGCGAGGAGAAACTCCTAGCTGCTGCTGCAGAAGCTAGTAAAACTTCCGATGAGTCTATCGCAGAAGACAGTCCATCTACTTCGGAAACTCCTGACAAAGCGCCAACAGAACCAGCAGCAGTGACATCAGTAGAGGAAACCATTGTTGAGCAACCGGTAATACTTGAGGAAACGATTGGAATGCAGTTATCGGTTAAACTGGAAGAAAAGGTTGTAGAAATATCAGATGAGGAGAAACTGCTAGCTGCAGCTGCAGAGAGCAGCAAAGCTTCAGTGGAACCTGTCGAAGAAGACTGTTCGTCTACCTTGGAAACAGTCGATGTGGTATCGTCACAACCAGCAGCAGTTGAAGCAACAACGAAAAAGGAGTCTTTGGACGAAGCTGTTGTTAAACAACCGGTGGTTATTGAAGAAACAATGCCAGTCGAAACTCAGTCGACTACCGAAAAGGCTGAAGGTATATCTGGCGAGGAGGAACTTCTAGCTGCCGCTGCAGAAAGCAGCAAAGCTCCAGAAGAATGCAGTGTAGAAGACTGTTCATCTGCTCCGAAAGTACTCAACGGGGAATCGACAGAACCAGCAACCGTAGAAACGACAACGAAGGAGGAATCTCACCCGTTGTCAAAGCCGGAAGAACAAAGTACTGCTAGTCATACCGTACAGCATTCAGAAAAGTCTGTGGAATCCAAAATTCAGGAGAGTTCCGCGGAGGAAGTGATTGTTGAACAACCCGCATTTAAACACACAACCGTAGCTGAAACTGAGAAACTAATTTACATTCAACCATCGGAAACAGAAACGAAAGAACAATCAATCGTTACTCAACCGAGAGTTACTTCCGAGCAGGAGAAGCTTGAAGAAGTTTCTTCCGAAGAGACACCTCTAGCCGAAAGCAGCAAGTCGTTGGGGGAATCTATCGTAGAGGACTGTTCATCTGCTTCGAAAACCCTCAACGGGGAACcgacagcagcaacagcagcagcagtcaCAACTGTGGAATCTCCTGAACTTATACAAGTAAAGATTGTTCATGTTCATGAGGAGACGACCGTTGTCGATGAACCGGAGCGTTCTGCCATTGAGGAATCAACTTGTGAGCCGATTGAGGCACATGTAACTGCATTTAATGTGAAAGAAACTAGGGAAGAGAAGAGCGAAACCCACGATCACGGAAAGCCAATCGATGAAGCGAGCACTGTTTCAGAACCAATGATCACTACGGAAACAGTTAACGATTGCTGCTCCAACGAACCAGTGATTCTGAATGGAGATGAGACTAACGTCGAAATGGTGACAATTAGCGACGTCAGCGATGAATCCCGTGTGGAGTCCACTAGCAAAGTGTTTGCCGGACGATTTTCCGGCCATGGGCCAACTATCGAGGAAATCAACGATGATAATGTGAAGGCCGCCGATGATGGGAAAACGAGCGAAGAGTTTGTCATTAAAGTTAGTCTCGAAAAGGCCGACACTTCGGACATGATTTCGGAAGTTACTGATGAGGTGATAGAGGGTGCCGAAATTGAGGAACCATCTGTCAAGATGGAAGCTTCAGTAAGTACCCTTGAAACCCTCGACGAGCTGGTGGAAGAGGATGTCCCGGTCCAGAAGCAAGAGAAAATCGTTAATTCTTCTGAGCTGATTGATGGTGTGAAGGATGAACAAGAACAGTCTGCCGAGAATAAAACGGATGTAGATCTACCAGCTGAAGCTGATACCGTCGCTGTCGAATGTCACACTCAAGAGGTTATTCCCTCTCATCAAGAATCCGAATTGCTTGAACAATCCAgagaagaacaaattgtagagacaGTCAATGTGAAAGTTCATGAAACCGCTACAGATGAGCCAAAGCTGAAGGACAGCTTCAGTTCTGATGAACCGTCCGTCAGTGTTGTTGATGCAAATAAGGAAAAGCAACCAACTTCAGCCGCAAGCAGTGCTACTGAACTAGAAGCTAGCGAACAG GTCTAA